A window of Alphaproteobacteria bacterium contains these coding sequences:
- a CDS encoding pyridoxal-phosphate dependent enzyme: MADEALLPLEAIRQARQRVMPHLIETPLVPWYGGGLPWLLGAGTRVSVKLELMQRTGSFKPRGALNVMMLLDAEARARGVTAVSAGNHAIAVAYAARQLGTTAKVAMPRKASQYRVAQCLGYGAEVSLAEDIAGAFTEGMRLRDEEGRALIHPFEGPHTVAGTGIIGLEIAEQAPDVDAVIVPIGGGGLIAGIAAALKQVKPGIAVYGVEPAGARGMSDSLAAGAPAAKVHVDTIADSLGAPLHTQGTFDLVRAYVDDVVVVDDQAMIDAMDLSFRDLKLAVEPAGASALAALLGPLKAELAGRHVVVLACGSNIDPQSYCALMARARPHGG; the protein is encoded by the coding sequence ATGGCGGACGAGGCTTTGCTGCCGCTCGAGGCGATCCGGCAGGCCCGGCAACGGGTGATGCCGCACCTGATCGAGACGCCGCTGGTGCCCTGGTACGGCGGCGGACTGCCCTGGCTGCTGGGGGCGGGAACCCGGGTCTCGGTCAAGCTGGAGCTGATGCAGCGCACCGGCTCGTTCAAGCCGCGCGGCGCGCTGAACGTGATGATGCTGCTGGACGCCGAGGCGCGTGCCCGCGGCGTGACCGCGGTCTCCGCCGGCAACCACGCCATCGCGGTCGCCTATGCCGCCCGCCAGCTCGGCACCACCGCCAAGGTGGCGATGCCGCGCAAGGCCAGCCAGTACCGCGTCGCGCAGTGCCTCGGCTACGGCGCCGAGGTCTCGCTGGCCGAGGACATTGCCGGCGCCTTCACCGAGGGCATGCGGCTGCGCGACGAGGAAGGCCGGGCGCTGATCCACCCGTTCGAAGGCCCGCACACCGTGGCCGGCACCGGCATCATCGGGCTGGAGATCGCCGAGCAGGCGCCCGACGTCGATGCGGTGATCGTGCCGATCGGCGGCGGCGGCCTGATCGCCGGCATCGCCGCGGCGCTGAAGCAGGTCAAGCCCGGCATCGCGGTCTATGGCGTCGAGCCGGCCGGTGCGCGCGGCATGAGCGACAGCCTGGCCGCGGGCGCGCCGGCGGCCAAGGTGCACGTCGACACCATCGCCGACAGCCTGGGCGCGCCGCTGCATACCCAGGGCACCTTCGATCTGGTCCGCGCCTATGTCGACGACGTGGTCGTGGTCGACGACCAGGCGATGATCGACGCCATGGATCTGAGCTTCCGCGACCTGAAGCTGGCGGTCGAGCCGGCCGGGGCCAGCGCGCTGGCCGCCCTGCTCGGCCCGCTGAAGGCGGAACTGGCCGGCCGTCACGTCGTCGTGCTGGCCTGCGGCAGCAACATCGACCCGCAGTCCTATTGCGCGCTGATGGCGCGCGCCCGCCCGCACGGCGGCTGA
- the groL gene encoding chaperonin GroEL (60 kDa chaperone family; promotes refolding of misfolded polypeptides especially under stressful conditions; forms two stacked rings of heptamers to form a barrel-shaped 14mer; ends can be capped by GroES; misfolded proteins enter the barrel where they are refolded when GroES binds), with product MAAKDVKFGADARTRMLRGVDILADAVKVTLGPKGRNVVLDKSFGAPRISKDGVTVAKEIELGDKFENMGAQMVREVASKTNDLAGDGTTTATVLAQAIVREGAKAVAAGMNPMDLKRGVDMAVEAVVDDVQKRSKKVKTNEEIAQVGKISANGDAEVGRMIAEAMQKVGNEGVITVEEAKSLETELEVVEGMQFDRGYLSPYFITNAEKMVCELEDPYILLHEKKLSNLQSMLPVLEAVVQSGKPLLIIAEDVEGEALATLVVNKLRGGLKVAAVKAPGFGDRRKAMLEDIAILTGGQVVSEDLGVKLENVTLDMLGRAKRVSITKEESTIVDGAGKKAEIVGRCNQIRSQIDETSSDYDREKLQERLAKLAGGVAVIRVGGATEIEVKEKKDRVDDAMHATRAAVEEGIVAGGGCALLYGIRALDKLKPGNDDQRVGIEIVRRALQAPARQIIENAGDDGSVVIGKLLEQKDSDYGYDAQEGKYVNMFKSGIIDPTKVVRTALQDASSVAGLLITTEAMVAERPEKKAPAGGAPDMGGMGGMDF from the coding sequence ATGGCTGCTAAAGACGTGAAGTTCGGCGCCGATGCCCGTACGCGCATGCTGCGCGGCGTGGACATCCTGGCCGATGCGGTGAAGGTGACGCTGGGGCCGAAGGGCCGCAACGTCGTGCTCGACAAGAGCTTCGGCGCACCGCGCATCTCCAAGGACGGCGTGACCGTCGCCAAGGAGATCGAGCTGGGCGACAAGTTCGAGAACATGGGCGCGCAGATGGTGCGCGAGGTGGCGTCGAAGACCAACGACCTGGCCGGTGACGGCACCACCACCGCCACGGTGCTGGCCCAGGCGATCGTGCGCGAGGGCGCCAAGGCCGTGGCCGCCGGCATGAACCCGATGGACCTGAAGCGCGGCGTCGACATGGCGGTCGAGGCCGTCGTCGACGACGTGCAGAAGCGCTCCAAGAAGGTGAAGACCAACGAGGAGATCGCCCAGGTCGGCAAGATTTCGGCCAACGGCGACGCCGAGGTCGGCCGGATGATCGCCGAGGCGATGCAGAAGGTCGGCAACGAGGGCGTGATCACGGTCGAGGAGGCCAAGTCGCTCGAGACCGAGCTCGAGGTGGTCGAGGGCATGCAGTTCGACCGCGGCTACCTGTCGCCGTATTTCATCACCAACGCCGAGAAGATGGTCTGCGAGCTGGAGGACCCGTACATCCTCCTGCACGAGAAGAAGCTGTCGAACCTGCAGTCGATGCTGCCGGTGCTCGAGGCCGTGGTGCAGTCGGGCAAGCCGCTGCTGATCATCGCCGAGGACGTCGAGGGCGAGGCCCTGGCAACCCTGGTGGTCAACAAGCTGCGCGGCGGCCTGAAGGTCGCGGCGGTGAAGGCGCCGGGCTTCGGCGATCGCCGCAAGGCGATGCTGGAGGACATCGCGATCCTCACCGGCGGCCAGGTCGTCTCCGAGGACCTGGGCGTGAAGCTCGAGAACGTCACCCTCGACATGCTGGGCCGGGCGAAGCGGGTCTCCATCACCAAGGAGGAGAGCACGATCGTCGACGGCGCCGGCAAGAAGGCCGAGATCGTCGGCCGCTGCAACCAGATCCGCAGCCAGATCGACGAGACTTCGTCGGACTATGACCGCGAGAAGCTGCAGGAGCGGCTGGCCAAGCTGGCCGGCGGCGTTGCGGTGATCCGCGTCGGCGGCGCCACCGAGATCGAGGTGAAGGAGAAGAAGGACCGGGTCGACGATGCGATGCACGCCACCCGGGCCGCGGTCGAGGAGGGCATCGTCGCCGGCGGCGGCTGCGCCCTGCTCTACGGCATCCGCGCCCTCGACAAGCTGAAGCCCGGCAACGACGACCAGCGCGTCGGCATCGAAATCGTCCGCCGTGCGCTGCAGGCGCCGGCGCGGCAGATCATCGAGAATGCCGGCGACGACGGCTCGGTCGTCATCGGCAAGCTGCTGGAGCAGAAGGACAGCGACTACGGCTACGACGCCCAGGAGGGCAAGTACGTCAACATGTTCAAGTCCGGCATCATCGACCCGACCAAGGTCGTGCGCACCGCGCTGCAGGACGCCTCTTCGGTGGCCGGCCTGCTGATCACCACCGAGGCCATGGTCGCCGAGCGGCCGGAGAAGAAGGCCCCGGCCGGCGGCGCCCCGGACATGGGCGGCATGGGCGGCATGGACTTCTAA
- the groES gene encoding co-chaperone GroES encodes MKFRPLHDRVVVRRIDAEEKSAGGIIIPDTAKEKPMQGKVIAVGPGARNEQGQIVALDVKEGDTILFGKWSGTEVKIDGEDLLIMKESDIMGIIEVVKPAKSKKAA; translated from the coding sequence ATGAAGTTTCGGCCGTTGCATGACCGTGTGGTCGTGCGTCGCATCGATGCCGAGGAGAAGAGCGCCGGCGGGATCATCATCCCGGACACGGCGAAAGAGAAGCCGATGCAGGGCAAGGTGATCGCGGTGGGCCCCGGCGCCCGCAACGAGCAGGGCCAGATCGTGGCGCTCGACGTCAAGGAAGGCGACACCATCCTGTTCGGCAAGTGGTCGGGCACCGAGGTCAAGATCGACGGCGAGGACCTGTTGATCATGAAGGAATCCGACATCATGGGCATCATCGAGGTCGTCAAGCCGGCCAAGTCGAAGAAGGCCGCCTGA
- a CDS encoding protein usg, with the protein MSQDSLTARTAGTTDFRRQCANWRLTTAEILYRMPDHPSMLQTFIWQKLDLPPRFPELLKFLAFWERNIEGPLHSVRVGHVDIIAPGRWRALESAALVH; encoded by the coding sequence ATGTCGCAGGACTCGTTGACCGCCCGGACCGCCGGAACGACCGATTTCCGTCGCCAGTGCGCGAACTGGCGCCTGACCACCGCGGAAATCCTCTACCGCATGCCCGATCATCCCTCGATGCTGCAGACCTTCATCTGGCAGAAGCTGGACCTGCCGCCGCGCTTCCCGGAACTGCTCAAGTTCCTGGCGTTCTGGGAAAGGAACATCGAGGGGCCGCTGCATTCGGTGCGGGTCGGCCACGTCGACATCATCGCGCCGGGCCGCTGGCGGGCGCTGGAGTCCGCGGCGCTGGTGCACTGA
- a CDS encoding DUF2927 domain-containing protein, with amino-acid sequence MTGHRRAPWAAAAFAAMLAAPALAAEPPSLDQLVGFFDSIALQDDNSMFGSAGTVPKPLSRWEGPIRVHIEGGSSGMIARLDWHLERFRLLSGADIARVTRREDANLRISLTTSAEVTQRAGSADTLCLTQYEPDSGAIDTADIYIPVGETMWLDNCMAHELMHAVGFYAHPKDNGNRSVLEQGAPARMRTFTALDATAIRMLYDPRLRIGLTRDRALPIARALAEQLLRDWPADAADPEPGDPLDPDGFLARTDPAGNGLAADQTR; translated from the coding sequence ATGACCGGACACAGACGGGCACCCTGGGCGGCGGCGGCCTTCGCCGCCATGCTGGCCGCGCCGGCTCTGGCCGCGGAACCGCCTTCGCTGGACCAGCTGGTCGGCTTCTTCGATTCCATCGCGCTGCAGGACGACAACAGCATGTTCGGCTCGGCCGGGACGGTGCCGAAGCCGCTGTCGCGCTGGGAAGGCCCGATCCGGGTGCATATCGAAGGCGGATCCAGCGGCATGATCGCCAGGCTCGACTGGCACCTGGAGCGGTTCCGCCTGCTGTCCGGCGCCGACATCGCGCGGGTGACGCGGCGCGAGGACGCCAACCTGCGCATCTCGCTGACCACCAGCGCCGAGGTGACCCAGCGCGCCGGCTCGGCCGACACCCTGTGCCTGACCCAGTACGAGCCGGATTCCGGCGCCATCGACACCGCCGACATCTACATCCCGGTCGGCGAGACGATGTGGCTGGACAACTGCATGGCGCACGAGCTGATGCACGCGGTCGGCTTCTATGCCCACCCGAAGGACAACGGCAACCGCAGCGTGCTGGAGCAGGGCGCGCCGGCGCGGATGCGTACTTTCACCGCGCTCGACGCCACCGCCATCCGCATGCTCTACGACCCGCGGCTGCGCATCGGCCTGACCCGCGACCGCGCCCTGCCGATCGCGCGCGCGCTGGCAGAGCAGCTGCTGCGCGACTGGCCGGCGGATGCCGCCGACCCCGAGCCCGGCGATCCGCTGGACCCGGACGGCTTCCTGGCCCGCACCGACCCGGCGGGCAACGGCCTGGCCGCCGACCAGACCCGCTGA
- a CDS encoding aspartyl/asparaginyl beta-hydroxylase domain-containing protein has product MPFKMLGEVDVSGLIAHVETLSEAQWEANAFRQEVLADGVHAVTKAILMRHEWDRWRNPWRMVEISELIEKWAKQTGRDPRPFMPIDKQETDVGPIYTFPDWPAHEAAIQPVIDQVLALLKYPHPVVTRIALVRLEPGAVIAPHIDGQPMAEKAHRIHVPLSNAEGVEYKVDGKKFKMRKGRAYDFNNRKRHSVRNLSKRPRVNMFVDVYPASGLHVPPPFGYYATDAIASVLKPDATKH; this is encoded by the coding sequence GTGCCGTTCAAGATGCTGGGCGAGGTCGACGTGTCGGGCCTGATCGCCCATGTCGAGACGCTGAGCGAGGCGCAGTGGGAGGCCAACGCCTTCCGCCAGGAGGTGCTGGCCGACGGCGTGCATGCGGTGACCAAGGCGATCCTGATGCGCCACGAATGGGACCGCTGGCGCAACCCGTGGCGCATGGTCGAGATCAGCGAGCTGATCGAGAAATGGGCGAAGCAGACCGGACGCGACCCGCGGCCGTTCATGCCGATCGACAAGCAGGAGACCGACGTCGGGCCGATCTACACCTTCCCCGACTGGCCGGCGCACGAGGCGGCGATCCAGCCGGTGATCGACCAGGTGCTGGCGCTGCTGAAATACCCGCATCCGGTGGTCACCCGGATCGCGCTGGTGCGGCTGGAGCCGGGCGCGGTGATCGCGCCGCATATCGACGGCCAGCCGATGGCGGAGAAGGCGCACCGCATCCACGTGCCGCTGTCGAATGCCGAGGGCGTCGAGTACAAGGTGGACGGCAAGAAGTTCAAGATGCGCAAGGGCCGCGCATACGACTTCAACAACCGCAAGCGGCACTCGGTGCGCAACCTGAGCAAGCGGCCGCGGGTCAACATGTTCGTCGACGTCTATCCGGCGTCGGGACTGCATGTGCCGCCGCCGTTCGGCTATTACGCCACCGACGCGATCGCGAGCGTGCTGAAGCCCGACGCAACGAAGCACTGA
- a CDS encoding class I SAM-dependent methyltransferase — MQSAFEFARHIGPIFGSEKIAFLLYSLVRIRRPEHVIELGCGTGATAFCMAQALCENGHGRLLTVDNEQAWPAIAAKLPFDRLGMPATTTMAAFVAEHARRFGVAERLTYHKSELPPFPTPRGTLDFLFVDYNHRPENVIRILATYLPVMAPGGAILFDSAATYFPTFQLLENLESAFAAGRVPAMLLRDQDAGRTAAIERLVRGARFRFQHFVEKDKAEQNSTSAIFIEPFDVIPAADAAMRMG; from the coding sequence GTGCAGTCCGCTTTCGAGTTCGCCAGGCACATCGGCCCGATCTTCGGATCGGAGAAGATCGCCTTCCTGCTCTACAGCCTGGTTCGCATCCGCCGCCCCGAGCATGTGATCGAGCTGGGCTGCGGCACCGGCGCCACCGCCTTCTGCATGGCCCAGGCCCTGTGCGAGAACGGCCACGGTCGCCTGCTGACGGTGGACAACGAGCAGGCCTGGCCGGCGATCGCCGCCAAGCTGCCGTTCGACCGGCTCGGAATGCCGGCGACGACGACGATGGCCGCATTCGTGGCCGAGCACGCCCGCCGCTTCGGCGTGGCCGAACGGCTGACCTACCACAAATCCGAGCTGCCGCCCTTCCCGACCCCGCGCGGCACGCTGGACTTCCTGTTCGTCGACTACAACCACCGGCCGGAGAACGTGATCCGCATCCTGGCGACCTATCTGCCGGTGATGGCGCCGGGCGGTGCGATCCTGTTCGATTCGGCCGCGACCTACTTTCCGACCTTCCAGCTGCTGGAAAACCTGGAGTCCGCATTCGCCGCCGGCCGGGTGCCGGCCATGCTGCTGCGCGACCAGGATGCCGGCCGGACCGCCGCGATCGAGCGCCTGGTGCGCGGCGCGCGCTTCCGCTTCCAGCATTTCGTCGAGAAGGACAAGGCGGAGCAGAACAGCACCTCCGCCATCTTCATCGAGCCGTTCGACGTGATCCCGGCGGCGGATGCCGCCATGCGCATGGGGTGA
- a CDS encoding dienelactone hydrolase family protein produces MEIKRRDVLRGMVAGSAAAPLAAVLADPKLARAAAEGLETVTIDLPGHGQASAALALPQTTPAAAVLLVHEWWGLNDQIKAVAAEFANQGYVALAVDLYDGNVATTPEAAQTYMGAVDGAKATATLGAWIDWLKAHRAVSGPVGTVGWCFGGGWSLNASLARPVEATVIYYGNVAKSADDLAPLAGPVLGHFAEQDQWINHDMVAGFEAAMDAAGKTYTDHWYSAQHAFANPTSAAYDQEDAATAWERTLAFFREHLA; encoded by the coding sequence ATGGAGATCAAGCGACGCGACGTGCTGCGCGGCATGGTGGCGGGTTCGGCGGCGGCGCCGCTGGCCGCCGTGCTTGCCGACCCGAAGCTGGCCCGGGCGGCGGCGGAAGGCCTGGAAACCGTGACGATCGACCTGCCCGGCCACGGCCAGGCCAGCGCCGCGCTGGCGCTGCCGCAGACCACGCCCGCCGCGGCCGTGCTGCTGGTCCACGAATGGTGGGGCCTGAACGACCAGATCAAGGCGGTGGCGGCCGAGTTCGCCAACCAGGGCTATGTCGCCCTTGCCGTCGACCTCTACGACGGCAACGTCGCCACCACGCCGGAGGCCGCCCAGACCTACATGGGTGCGGTCGACGGCGCCAAGGCGACGGCGACGCTGGGCGCCTGGATCGACTGGCTGAAGGCGCACCGGGCGGTCAGCGGCCCGGTCGGCACCGTCGGCTGGTGCTTCGGCGGCGGCTGGTCGCTGAACGCGTCGCTGGCCCGGCCGGTCGAGGCGACGGTGATCTACTACGGCAACGTGGCCAAGAGCGCGGACGACCTCGCCCCGCTGGCCGGCCCGGTGCTGGGCCACTTTGCCGAGCAGGACCAGTGGATCAACCACGACATGGTCGCCGGCTTCGAGGCGGCGATGGATGCGGCGGGCAAGACCTATACCGACCACTGGTATTCGGCCCAGCACGCCTTCGCCAACCCGACAAGCGCGGCCTACGACCAGGAGGACGCGGCGACGGCGTGGGAGCGGACGCTCGCCTTCTTCCGCGAGCACTTGGCCTGA
- a CDS encoding esterase-like activity of phytase family protein, whose amino-acid sequence MFKSWSARLAFVAVAAMPSAGCADGLTNPLLEAGPVPLVATPVPLWPGDPSRTALGALDFRGGVELDGAGVGFGGISALALDADGTGFLALSDIGFWVTGRLVFEDGRLAGVADAVAGRLRDRDGAPVDRALRDAEALAVVGDGTVAVAFEREHRVWAYAPDAAGGLSGVPTPMPMPPGLAAAARNDGLEALARLADGRWVGIAQDLADADGRMGWIGSGPPHAIDWQPFRYAAADGFDVADAAALPGGDLLVLERSIGLLTGARARLVHVPAAALRPGAVTAGTELAWLAPPLTVDNFEAVAVARRAEGTVILIASDDNFQPFQRSLLLAFLWPNSPPQRP is encoded by the coding sequence ATGTTCAAATCTTGGTCAGCACGGCTGGCGTTCGTCGCGGTCGCCGCGATGCCGTCGGCCGGCTGTGCCGACGGACTGACCAACCCGCTGCTGGAAGCCGGGCCGGTTCCGCTGGTGGCGACACCGGTGCCGCTGTGGCCGGGCGACCCGTCCCGCACCGCGCTCGGCGCGCTGGACTTTCGCGGCGGCGTCGAGCTGGACGGCGCCGGCGTCGGCTTCGGCGGCATCTCGGCGCTGGCGCTCGATGCCGACGGGACCGGCTTCCTCGCCCTGTCCGACATCGGCTTCTGGGTGACCGGCCGGCTGGTGTTCGAGGACGGCCGGCTGGCCGGAGTCGCCGATGCCGTCGCCGGCAGACTGCGCGATCGCGACGGCGCACCGGTCGACCGCGCGCTGCGCGATGCCGAGGCACTGGCCGTGGTCGGCGACGGCACCGTGGCGGTGGCGTTCGAGCGCGAGCATCGGGTCTGGGCCTATGCGCCCGACGCCGCCGGCGGACTGTCCGGCGTGCCGACGCCGATGCCGATGCCGCCGGGGCTCGCGGCGGCGGCGCGCAACGACGGGCTGGAGGCGCTGGCCCGGCTCGCCGACGGCCGCTGGGTCGGCATTGCGCAGGACCTGGCCGATGCCGACGGCCGCATGGGCTGGATCGGCAGCGGACCGCCGCACGCCATCGACTGGCAGCCGTTCCGCTATGCCGCCGCCGACGGCTTCGACGTGGCCGACGCCGCGGCGCTGCCGGGCGGCGACCTGCTGGTGCTGGAGCGCAGCATCGGCCTGCTGACCGGCGCCCGCGCCCGGCTGGTGCATGTGCCGGCGGCGGCGCTGCGGCCGGGCGCCGTGACCGCCGGCACCGAACTCGCCTGGCTGGCGCCGCCGCTGACGGTCGACAATTTTGAGGCGGTGGCTGTGGCGCGGCGGGCCGAGGGCACCGTGATCCTGATCGCCAGCGACGACAACTTCCAGCCGTTCCAGCGCAGCCTGCTGCTGGCGTTCCTGTGGCCGAACTCACCGCCGCAACGGCCTTGA